The DNA sequence GCCCATCCGCGTAggcctctctctctctctctttcttttttcccctctccttTTGCCTGGTATGAGAAATCATCCATCCAAAACCAAGACTAATAAAAAACCCACCGACAATCAGAACCATGGAATCTATGACATTGCCATTCCCATTGGCTGGAGCATCTGGACCGGCGTGGTTCGTAATTTTTAACATTAGCCAACGACTATTAGGGAATCTAAGTCTGAGGGCCCTAGACAGTCGAGTTGGGTAAAGTGCCTTACTCCATACGTATCTACAATGGAGATAATGCATTTCATTGATCATAATTCAATTTGAAAGGAGGGTGGGATACTCCACGAGATGGCAGAGATTTTCCTCAGCCTCGtgaggagggaaaaaaaattttttttattttaatttctttGGATTTCGATTTTTATCTCACTTTTCTAAATTGGGATTTAGCTTGTTCGAACGGTTGAGAATGGTTATGACGGCAACAGGTAGGCGTACCTAAAGCTAAACCCACAGCCTGACTGGACAGTACCTgatctgatcttcaaggTATGTACGCGTACGCGACGCGATTCACCTACCTATCAAGTTTGATACATGTACCTTGCTTGAGTAATTTCagagggaaggaaatgagaagttaaaaaaaaaaaaaaaaaaaaaaaaaaaaaggcctTTTATCTATAGAGATAGTCTTGATGTAAATACCTTACACTCCAGCTCCTACATCCTACAGATACCTAGCtaggtatgtatgtatgcatgtgCCATGATTGTGGTTTCGGCACGGGAGTCTCAGAACTGTCTCGAGATAACACCAAAAcccaaaacaaaagagaaacacCTCTGGCATGAGTAAGGGGTAGCGATTAGTTTACCTGAATCCCTCGaggtgtacggagtatcgtAAGATGAATGAACCCATTGATGAGGTGACATTCCCTTGCATTCATAATATCCGACTTGAACCTTCGTCAAGGTATGTGGAGAGACACAAAGATGTAGGTACAGAATTACATATACGATGGTCCGTCCCTACCGGATGGATATTGGTTGGTTGTCAGTCCCTTGCAGGAGACCATCAACCCCCATGCATTAGTAGGTATGGAACCCTCCATCTGTTCTTGGTGTGTCTGATTTTTTTAAGGTTCAGATACAGTGGAAAAGCCAAAcagattgatgatgatgatgatgatgtataCTCGCATATACATTAGCCTCGAGTATATTATGCCAAGATACAGTAAGTACATttaaaaatgaaaaaggaaaaaaagaaaattcttcGTCCACAATAGACAAGCCTTGTTAATGGATGTCAACGTGAACCATCACTGCATTTACAAAGTATAAGATTGGAAAGACTTGGAACCATGGATCGGGTAATGCCCAACATACCCAACAACTGAAGTCGTCTGACACCCATGAAACACCGTGTCCGCTCGAGTTTCCATAAACCTCTTTCCTAACCCGCAGGGCCGCCAAGGGAAGGACTCGgaattgaaaaaaaaaactactccgtatatatatatataaaatgaATATCAAAACCAGATAAAAAGGGGTTCAGCCGAATGCATTAAAGCTCATTTATGCAAGCGTATTACTCTTACAACATCGAGATATACTACATATCAAGACCGCCATGTGGTCGTAGTACACACACGACCAAGGTCGCCCAATCCCTGATCCACCCACGAACAGTAAGCACTAGCCCTACTAGTGGCCTAGCTTGGGCATTGGGAAATGCGTTAAACAAATTTGGTTTGGTTCGTGTAGATGGTCTAGAATAAATTCCGATCATGGTACGCGCCAGAAGTCAAGAGAGCATACTACCCTACACTCAATGCGCGATAAAGACGGTTgggtaaaaaagaagacaatgaaagCCATGCTGTATGTCGTCTTCAGTCTGACCTATCTACGCGACCAAAGAATGAAGCTGTGCCTGAAAATCAATGAACCTGGTCCACTCAAGGCGAAGTAAACATTGCTGGAGTAATATAATGTCAGTACCCATTAATATCTATGTACAGGTGTGGGCACGAGGGCGTGTGATAATTCGTGTTGAAGGTATTCAAGTTTTGCAGTGTCATCGATTCTGTAAAGGAACCCAAAGATcattttgaaagaaaatcaaatgTCACTTATATGGCCTGTCCTTACCTGGGAAACAACTGCACACATAGCGGAGGATAGGAATACTACTATCAGGGAAAAAGGGGACCCTTAGACCAGTGAGAATAATGCCTGTGGCCCTTCTTTAGATACCGGAATACTTCTTTGCGCTCCGAAGCAGTCCTTCAACGCCTTTGGCGAGGAAACCCCAGACCCTTGATGTACCCTTTTCTCTATACTGCTGTAGTGCCAGACCTATTGCTTTCAATCCTCACATGTCATTCAACAAGGAGGCCGCATATGCTATATTATGGAATCACTAATCACGAACCCAGAGCCGAATGCTGCTTGGCCTGATTGTTATTGTCAGAATCCTCACTCACTCGGCTCAGCCTGGCAAGCATCTCCGGGAGCCAAGTTCGTGTCACAGAATTCTCCCGCTTTCCCCAGCTCATCTCCAAGTAATTGAATCGTCTTCTCGTAAACTCTTGCGGTCTCCATCTCCCACCTCCCAGGAGCTGTGTAATCATCCGTACTGAAGACatcatccatatcatcgtcgtcatcactgaggtcatcttcatcgtcagGACGATCAACTTGCTCTCTGGCCTCTACAACAGCTACACGGCAAGTCTCGGCAATACTTTTGATTCGGACTTTCTCCGTCATAGATACAACATTGCGTCTTGATTCGAATCCTGGCAGGGGTGCCCCAGAGTCGGCGTCCTCTCCGGTTAGGAGAGATGCAAATACGGAATCCAGCTTCTTAAGTAGACGGAAAGTCGCCTTCGGAGAGAAGGGGTATTCAGGGAGGTATGTGTTAATATACACCGCCAGAGAGATCAAATATGGTATTTGAAGAGATGCTGTGTGAAGTCAGCTAAGTTTCTTACTAGACTTCTTTCGCTCCACGCAGCGAGTGAAGTAGGGCAGATACACATACGCGTCCCAGTAACCCAAAGAATATCGACCAAGCCCTCAATATCTTTGGCTACTTCTTTGAAGCTCTCATATCCCCTTTCCGACTCCTGCTGGGCTTGGTCATCAAATGCACTGCTGAACTTCTTGGCATGTCGGCGATTGACGATCAAGATTGTCTTGTCAACATGGTTGATGACagtggtttcttttgttgaaCCTGCCTTGAGGGGGTGCAGTCTTGGTCTGGGAAGAATGGATGGAGTAGCAGTGGATGTCGAGGGAgctggggaggaaagagacgGCTGTATGAACCCCCCTGGATCTGGATGTGATGTAGTAAAAGACATGGACGAGATTTATATATAGAAGTTATACAAGGGTAAAGTGGTCTTCGCCAAAAATGATACAAGGAAACGAACCCAAATCACACCCCTTTTGTAGAGTAGCAACGGATTCAACAGTGAAATGCGCACAGTTTCAGACAAGATTACTATCCTGCCCTATGCAGATCTGCAAACGGAAACAATAGGAAATACAGCGTTCCTTAGTCCAAGTACCTGGTCGTGTATGGAGTCAGCTGGGCGATCATGTGCAACTGAAGATGTCATGCCAAGCCCTAAAGATAGAATAAACGCGGTGGTCTGTGCGCAATACAGACTGATTATATGCACCTCGCAAGGATCTACTCGTATAAGGCCAAAATCATGGTCCcatggctggagaagatATAGTTGTTATTTAATCTATTCTAAATACAGACATATAAAGTCACAGGCATAGCTATTGCACGCGGCGCcttaatatttaaaatcaACAAGTAGGTATACATATCATCAACCGGTACATGCGCCTATTTTATCTCACAGCTCCGAGATCATAAGATTTAGAGGGAAATAAAAGTACCTAGTCGGAGTAACGATTATCAGCAGGTGTCCTAAATCCGCGGCAGAACTCTATAGACAAGGGCGATTGCTTGTTGCTTCAGAGAAGTGAGAAGATATTGATTACGCTGGTTTTTGAAGGCATGGCATGACGTCGACCAAGGTCAAGTCTTGCTCTCCTCTGGCCCCAGCGGACTCATCATTGGTATGAAAAATAATGAAATACCATGtaaaaaatgaaagaaagcgCACGTTACTCACAGTCACTTCACACGTACATCTCCAATCCATGAGGAAGTCAAAACTTTTAATCAACCCCAAACGCCATGCTAAGAATCCATGCCGACACACAATGAACGCATTACTCAGGCTAATAAGTCATCAGCAATGAAACTCCTTGAttaggagaaaaaaaaaggggggggtGGGAAATAGTAGGAAACAAAATTTAACTCACCCTAATTTTTCCCTTCcgtttcttcatctcctccaacttcttcttatcctcatCGAACTTCTTCAGCAACTCATtctgcctctccttcctcttctccctaGACTGGAACCGATAGAAGTCTTCCAATCCCTGCgacttctgcttctgcttctctatCAACTCCCTAGCTTCATCTTCGTGTGCAACAGACGTAAGCTTCGGCCCACTCGTAACCGTGAT is a window from the Aspergillus oryzae RIB40 DNA, chromosome 6 genome containing:
- a CDS encoding uncharacterized protein (predicted protein), with the protein product MTEKVRIKSIAETCRVAVVEAREQVDRPDDEDDLSDDDDDMDDVFSTDDYTAPGRWEMETARVYEKTIQLLGDELGKAGEFCDTNLAPGDACQAEPSEEKGTSRVWGFLAKGVEGLLRSAKKYSGI
- a CDS encoding uncharacterized protein (predicted protein) produces the protein MSFTTSHPDPGGFIQPSLSSPAPSTSTATPSILPRPRLHPLKAGSTKETTVINHVDKTILIVNRRHAKKFSSAFDDQAQQESERGYESFKEVAKDIEGLVDILWVTGTRMCICPTSLAAWSERSLVRNLADFTQHLFKYHI